TTCGAACAGTACCAGACCGCATCCGCAGTAGCCCTGGAGGAGGTGGCCCGATCAAAGGCGGCCCTCCAGGTGATCCACATGGAAGAACAGCTCAACCAAGCAAGTCTTGACCTCTCCCGCAGCAGGTTAGCAGATACCAGAATTTTCGCCCCCCAGGATGGCGTAATCATCTCCCGCAACCTTGAACAAGGGGCCACGGTAACTCTGGGCCTGCCAATATTCACCATGGCGGACCCACAGATGATCTGGGTCAAGGCCAATGTCGACGAGGCCCTACTCGGCGGAGTGGCCGTGGGTAAAAAAGCGGCCATCACCCTGCGCTCAGACCAGAACACCTCCCGGCCCGGCGAAGTGGTCCGCCTGGGGCGACAAAGTGACCGAGTTACTGAGGAGTTGGAAGTAAATGTGGCCTTCACCCCACCCCTTGCCTCTTACAGACTGGGAGAACAGGCCGATGTCCTGATTCTGGCGGAAAGAAAGGATGGCGTGCCATCCCTACGGGCAACAGCGCTGATTTCAAGAGCAAATGATCGAGGTGTCTGGCGCATATCCCAAGATGAGTTACAATTTACCAAGGTCCAGACCGGAATCGAAGATCGCCAAGGCTTTACTGAAATCATTTCAGGCCTTACACATGGCGACCAGGTGGCCTTGGCCCCTCCGGCTGAAATGGCCAAATTCAAAGACGGCATGAAGGTGCGCAGCCAATGAATCTGGCGATCCGGGATATTAATTATCATCGGGGCCGTTTCATCCTCACCTCCTTCGGCTTGGGGCTGTTACTGGGGGTAGTCATGAGCATGAGCGGGATCTATCGTGGCCTGATCGCCGACGCCTTGGCAATCCTTAACGAAACCAACGCCGACCTCTGGGTGGTGCAACAAGACACCAACGGGCCGTTTGCCGAAAGTTCGCGCATCCCGGAAGACCACAAATACCGGATTGCCGGAGTCCCTGGGGTGGCGCAAGCATCAGCCCTCTCCTTCCAGACCATCCAGATTCAGCGCCACGAGAAACCCTTCCGTTTTTTCCTGATTGGCTATGACCTTAATGGCCTTGGTGGCCCGTCGTCGATCGTGTCAGGCCGCCCCATTCGCCAAAAACACTACGAAATGGTCGTTGCC
The Desulfobulbaceae bacterium DNA segment above includes these coding regions:
- a CDS encoding efflux RND transporter periplasmic adaptor subunit encodes the protein MERGKTLKRIQPWLLWSVILIGAVFVIKTKILTPPRIEIDTVVARDLTAQVYGNGTVEAKVMLAISSKITGRIIEIFADQGDQVTKGQLLTRLEDTDFIQQERQAQAALNKAEATRAVEETTLRKAQATLTLAEKNAQRFADLANKDLIAHLEFEQYQTASAVALEEVARSKAALQVIHMEEQLNQASLDLSRSRLADTRIFAPQDGVIISRNLEQGATVTLGLPIFTMADPQMIWVKANVDEALLGGVAVGKKAAITLRSDQNTSRPGEVVRLGRQSDRVTEELEVNVAFTPPLASYRLGEQADVLILAERKDGVPSLRATALISRANDRGVWRISQDELQFTKVQTGIEDRQGFTEIISGLTHGDQVALAPPAEMAKFKDGMKVRSQ